One Gordonia pseudamarae genomic window, GTCGCTGGACTATCCGACGGCCGACCGCGAGCTGGCAATCATCAAGTCCAAGAATACCGGCCTCTCGGATGTGTTGTCCGCCAAGCTTGTTCAGATTGTGCGCGGGCTGCGTGACCTGGACCTGCGCAAGGCCCCGAGCATTTCCGAGGCGATCGACTGGGCGCGGACCCTGGCGGTGTTGGGCGCAGACGAACTCAACGCCGACATCCTTTCGCAGACAGCGAATGTGGTGGTCAAGTACGACCGCGACCTGGCCCGTGCGGTGGACGCACTGCCCACACTGGTCGACCCCAACGCCGAGGTGCCCAGCCACCTGCATACCCACGGACACGATCACGGGCATTCCCATGACCACGGGCATTCCCACGATCACGGCCATGCGCACGATCACAACGAACCCGGCCGCGAGCGGCGCGCGGCGATGGACGAACCCGGCCGGCACGGCGACGACTACTACGGCGCGCCCGGCGACAGCAGGGACATCGGCAAGCGCACGGTGAGCGCGGGGCAGGGCAGCAGATCCTTCGCCTCCCGCGGCGGCGGCGGCGCGCGCAAGCGGCCGTTCTAGGCGGCCGGGATGGAAGGCGCGATTCACCGGTTCGTCCGGTTGCTGCGGCTGCACGGTATCCGCATCGGCGTATCTGAGGCGATGGATGCGATGGCGGCGACCGCCGCACCGGAGATCCTCGGCGAACGGGAACTGCTGCGGTCGGCCCTGGAGGTGTGCCTGGTCAAGGACCGCCGCGACGAGGAGACATTTCATGATGTCTTCGACCGCTTCTTCCGGTTGCGGCCGGTCCTGGACAGCGATGACGGGCACGGGCATACGCATACCCACGACGACCTTTCCGACAGCGGCGAACTGAACGAGTACAGCCTCTCGGATGAGATCTCCCAGACCCCGCAGCAGGGCCACAGCCACGGCCCGCCGTCCAACCTCAAGGACTACTTCGACCCGGAGGACCTGGCCGAGCAGTACAACCTGCATCAGGAGGCCAACCGTCTGGACATGGCGTCGCTGACCGACGAGATCGTGCTGTCGGCCGACGAGGTGCCCAACTCCGAGGCCGCCGCGCGTGTCCAGCTCACCGTGTCGCGCCTGTCCAATCCGGGCAGGCCGGGTGAGTTGGTGGCAGACGACCGCACCAGGCTCGACGTCGAGTTGTCGGTGGCGCAGGAGATGGCGCTGCTGAACTGGCTCGACAGCGACTCCGATGACCTCACCCAGCCCGACGCGGAGGAGATCGCGGCCTTGCGCCGCATCCTGGCGGGTCTGCTCGACGGTCTGCCGGAGAAGCTGCGCGACCACCTCGAGCAGCTGATGGCCAGCGACCACGAGATCGAGGAACGCGAGGTCAAGGCGGAGATCCGCGATGTCATCCACGAGCACGAACGCGCCAGTCTGGAGGATTCGATCCGGCGGCTGATCCGCAGCCTGCACGGGGCACCCCGGTCGCGCCGCAAGGTGGCCGCACGCGGTTCGGTCGACGCCGCCCGCACGATGCGTGCCAACCTGCGCTACGACGGTGTGCCGTTCCGGCCGATCACCGTGGCCAAGGTGGAGGACCGCCCGAGTCTGCTGATCCTGGCGGACGTGTCCTTGTCGGTGCGCGCCGCGGCCAGGTTCACGCTGCAGCTCGTGCACGGACTGCAGTCGATGGTCTCGCACGTGCGCTCGTTCGCGTTCGTGTCGGATCTGGTGGAGATCACCGATCTGTTCGCCGAACATCCGATCGAGGAGGCGCTGTCCCTGGTGGTCAGCGGTCTGTCCAACGGCGGTGTGCTCGACACGTCCGCGGATTCGGACTACGGCACCGCGTTGGGCATGTTCCTGGAGGAGTACGGCGGCGCCGTCAATCGCCGGACCACGGTCATCGTCCTGGGCGACGGCCGGGGCAACGGTGCTGATCCGAACTTCCCCGCACTGGAGGAGATCTCGCGCCGGGCGCGGGAGGTCATCTGGATCACGCCCGAACCCTCGTACTCGTGGGGCCTTGGTTCGTGCGATCTGCCGGGCTATGCCGCGTACTGCGATCGGGTGCACATCATCCATGATCTGACGGCACTCGAGCAGGTGTCGGTCGATGCGATCAAGGTGTGATGGCCGGACGCGCCTGGTCGATGCCCCGGAGTCTTTTCCATTTGCAACGTGGCTGCATGACCCGCCGAAGTAGTGTGGCTCACAGTGTCAGTGGATGAGATTGTCGAGCGGGTGCCGTCGTCGCGGTCCGGGTTCAGCGATGAACAGCCGGCCCGCGATGCGGTGCGCGTGGCCAAGTTTCACACTCCCGAGGTGATCATCGGGCGCGGTGCTCTCGCCGAGATCCCGCGCGCCGCCGAAGGGCTCGGCGTGAGTCGGCTGCTTGTCGTGTCCGACCGCGGGATCCTGGGCAGCCCCTGGTTCTCCGAATTGGCCGACAGGCTGGACAAGGCCGGTATCCGCACCTCCTCGTTCACCGGAATCAGCCCCAATCCGCGTGCCGGTGAGGTGGTGGCCGGCCTCGAACGCTATGGGATGGCGCGGTGCGACGGCATTGTCGCGCTCGGCGGCGGATCGGTGATCGACGCCGCGAAAGGGGTCGCGATCCTGGCCGCCAACGGCGGTCACATCCTGGAGTACGAGGGCATCGACAGGGCCCGCAACCCGCTCCCGCCGCTGCTGGCGGCGCCGACCACCGCCGGCAGCGGTTCGGATGTCTCGCAGTTCTGCATCATCAACGATTCCGACCGCAAGACCAAGGTGACGATCATCGGCCGTGGCCTGGTCCCGAACGTCTCGGTGATCGATCCACGGCTGTTCGCGACGATGCCGCCCGAGGTGGTCGCCCAGTCCGGTATGGACGCGGTCTCGCACTGCGTCGAGGCATACGCCTCGCGTGCGCACACCCGGCTCACCGACGCGGCGGCGCTGTCGGCTATCGGCACGGCCTGGCGCAGCCTGGAGCGGCTGGTGAACGCCCCGGCCGACCCCGACGCCGGGATGGACATGGCGTATTCGGCGTTGCAGGCGGGAATGGCGTTCACCAACGCGATTCTCGGTGCCACGCACGCGCTCAGTCACCCGGTGGGCGGCATGTGCGACGCGCCGCACGGCGCCATCAACGCGATCATCCTGCCGCATGTGATCCGGTTCAACGCGCAGGCCGATCCATCGCCCTACGTCGATCTGGCCAGGGCGATCGGACTGCCCGAGGCGGCATCACCGCACGCCACCGCCGATCGCTTCGCCGACGAGATGTCCGGGCTGACGACGCGGGTCGGACTGCCCACGTCGTTGTCGGCGCTCGGGGTACGCGCCGAGGATATCCCGTCACTGGTGGTCAACGCGCTGGCCGATGCCTGCATGCGGACCAATCCGCGCCGGCCGACCGCCGCCGACGTGGCCGCCATGTACCGCGAGGCACTGTGACCATGTCGCCGCCACGCACACAACAGAGCCCGCGCGGCCGGTCCGCCGAGCAACGCCAGCCGGACCCGCTCGAACACCGGGATAACCTCGAACACCGGGATAACGCAGTGCAGGGCCCGTGTCCCACCTCGTCGCCCGATTCCTCCGACGCCGAATGGCTCAACTCACTGATCGGCCTGCACTCGGTCAAAGGTGGCCACTACGCCCAGTACCGGGGCGTCGAGCAGCGCCTGAGCCGGGTCGTCGGCGCGCTCGACCGGATCTCGCGCGCCCTGGTCGACACCGCGGAGGGACCGGAGAATCTGGTCCTGTCGGTGGCCAGGGCCGTCAGCGAACACCTCGACGCGCGGTGGGTGGTCTTCGCGCTCTGCGACGGAGAACTCGAACGCACAGGCCCGCGGCACCTGATGATGGCCGCCGACGGCACCGTCTACGCGTTCGAAGGGGTGGCCAGCGGCCGGGTGCCCAGCAACCTGCCGGACGAAGTTCTCAACCGGCTCAACGACATCCTGCGCCGACAGACCGATCGACTGGAGGTGGCGGTGGTCGACGATCACCATCTGCACCTGCCGCTGGAACTCGACGGCCGCGTCGTCGGTGGGCTGTCCGCATGGACCCGTCGGGGAAATCTCGTGGACTCCGCAGATCTGGTGG contains:
- a CDS encoding iron-containing alcohol dehydrogenase, which encodes MSVDEIVERVPSSRSGFSDEQPARDAVRVAKFHTPEVIIGRGALAEIPRAAEGLGVSRLLVVSDRGILGSPWFSELADRLDKAGIRTSSFTGISPNPRAGEVVAGLERYGMARCDGIVALGGGSVIDAAKGVAILAANGGHILEYEGIDRARNPLPPLLAAPTTAGSGSDVSQFCIINDSDRKTKVTIIGRGLVPNVSVIDPRLFATMPPEVVAQSGMDAVSHCVEAYASRAHTRLTDAAALSAIGTAWRSLERLVNAPADPDAGMDMAYSALQAGMAFTNAILGATHALSHPVGGMCDAPHGAINAIILPHVIRFNAQADPSPYVDLARAIGLPEAASPHATADRFADEMSGLTTRVGLPTSLSALGVRAEDIPSLVVNALADACMRTNPRRPTAADVAAMYREAL
- a CDS encoding VWA domain-containing protein, producing MEGAIHRFVRLLRLHGIRIGVSEAMDAMAATAAPEILGERELLRSALEVCLVKDRRDEETFHDVFDRFFRLRPVLDSDDGHGHTHTHDDLSDSGELNEYSLSDEISQTPQQGHSHGPPSNLKDYFDPEDLAEQYNLHQEANRLDMASLTDEIVLSADEVPNSEAAARVQLTVSRLSNPGRPGELVADDRTRLDVELSVAQEMALLNWLDSDSDDLTQPDAEEIAALRRILAGLLDGLPEKLRDHLEQLMASDHEIEEREVKAEIRDVIHEHERASLEDSIRRLIRSLHGAPRSRRKVAARGSVDAARTMRANLRYDGVPFRPITVAKVEDRPSLLILADVSLSVRAAARFTLQLVHGLQSMVSHVRSFAFVSDLVEITDLFAEHPIEEALSLVVSGLSNGGVLDTSADSDYGTALGMFLEEYGGAVNRRTTVIVLGDGRGNGADPNFPALEEISRRAREVIWITPEPSYSWGLGSCDLPGYAAYCDRVHIIHDLTALEQVSVDAIKV